A genomic window from Fibrobacterota bacterium includes:
- a CDS encoding nitrogenase codes for MVKTEDAKKREPWVSTANPCHQCRPLGAMVAFQGVEGCVPFLHGSQGCATYMRRYLISHFREPVDIASSSVSEKEAVLGGGPSLRKGLRNVAEKYGAKVVGLATTCLTETTGEDLGMLVHEWDKEVLENPLEAGNPEVVKVNCPSYDGTHMDGFHGATRALVEHFAEKTAPHGGMTLFPNFVSPADLRHLREMIAAFGMGATLVPDYSERLDGPALAEMPTMTDGGTTMDAMRALPGSRMAVEFGRTIPDKLSANAVLRDKWNVPVRGLGLPIGIRETDAFFAVLEEASCKETPADWQLERGRLIDACVDAHKYLSGRTAVVFGDEDMVVGLVAFLTEIGVKTTLVASGGKSGRLASEIERVTRSFLEEPPRVLSDSDFRDVEDCVESQQADLFIGHAKGYKLSRRRDVPLVRVGFPLHDRFGGQRMLHVGWRGALNLLDTIVNAILEKRQDDSPVGYSYL; via the coding sequence CGTGCCGTTTTTGCACGGATCCCAGGGCTGCGCCACCTACATGCGACGCTATTTGATCAGCCACTTCCGCGAACCTGTGGATATCGCCTCCTCGAGCGTCTCCGAAAAGGAAGCCGTGTTGGGCGGTGGGCCGTCGCTGCGCAAGGGACTTCGCAACGTGGCGGAAAAATATGGCGCCAAGGTGGTGGGACTGGCCACCACCTGCCTGACGGAAACCACCGGCGAGGATTTGGGAATGCTGGTCCACGAGTGGGACAAGGAAGTCCTGGAGAATCCGCTCGAGGCGGGCAATCCAGAAGTTGTCAAGGTGAACTGCCCTAGCTACGACGGCACCCACATGGATGGTTTCCACGGCGCCACACGGGCCTTGGTGGAACACTTCGCGGAGAAGACCGCGCCTCATGGCGGCATGACGCTGTTTCCGAACTTCGTCTCGCCGGCGGATCTGCGGCACCTGCGTGAAATGATCGCCGCCTTCGGGATGGGCGCGACCTTGGTGCCGGACTATTCCGAACGATTGGACGGACCCGCCTTGGCGGAGATGCCCACGATGACCGATGGTGGAACGACCATGGATGCCATGCGCGCTTTGCCGGGAAGCCGCATGGCGGTGGAGTTCGGTCGCACGATCCCGGACAAGCTTTCCGCCAACGCCGTGCTGCGCGACAAATGGAACGTGCCGGTCCGTGGTCTGGGCTTGCCCATCGGGATCCGCGAGACCGATGCGTTCTTCGCTGTTTTGGAGGAGGCCTCCTGCAAGGAGACTCCCGCCGACTGGCAGCTGGAGCGCGGGCGCTTGATCGATGCCTGCGTGGATGCCCACAAATACCTGTCCGGGCGGACCGCCGTGGTGTTCGGCGACGAGGACATGGTGGTCGGTCTGGTGGCCTTCTTGACGGAAATCGGCGTCAAGACCACCCTGGTGGCATCCGGCGGGAAGAGCGGAAGGCTCGCCTCCGAAATCGAGCGCGTGACTCGTTCCTTCCTGGAGGAACCGCCTCGCGTGTTGTCGGATTCCGACTTCCGCGACGTGGAAGACTGCGTGGAAAGCCAGCAGGCCGATTTGTTCATCGGCCACGCCAAGGGCTACAAGTTGTCGCGGCGTCGCGACGTTCCGTTGGTGCGGGTGGGGTTCCCCCTGCACGACCGTTTCGGCGGGCAGCGGATGCTGCACGTGGGCTGGCGCGGCGCATTGAACCTTCTGGACACCATCGTCAACGCGATCCTGGAAAAACGCCAGGACGACTCGCCGGTGGGCTACTCGTACTTGTGA